The Geminocystis sp. NIES-3708 genomic sequence CTTCTTGATTATATTCTTTTACAATGGTGGCATGATGTCGAGAAACAGCGGGATCATGAAGAATAATTTTTGCATCATGACGACGACCAATATCATACTCTTTATCTTGTAAATAGATCAGACGCTGGTCATTACCATCCTCTATGATTAATACATATAAATAGGGTGTATTTTCTATGATTTCTTGTTCTAATTTTTGTTGTTTATCAGGGATAGTATTAGATATATTTGATGTTAATTTTTCGTCTCGATTATTTTCACTATCATTGTTAGATTTAAAAGAAGCAAAATTATTATTTTTCATGATTCGATAACAATAGTTTTCATTATCTATCTCCAGTATATTATCAATTAAATAAAATGAAGTCTATCCTCAAAAATAGCATATTAAACATTACTTTGTGTAAGAGTTAAATATAGTTAATATTTTGATTTTTGTCTGAGGATAAGATGCACAAAAAAGTCCATTGATCTAAAATGTTGATTTCGTACTAAAATTCAGCAAAAGTTGAAATTATAGATTAACAATCATGGGTGAATCAAAAAAAGTATCTGTGGGAATTGTGGGTGCGTCAGGCTACGGTGGTGTACAGTTAGTTAAAATATTATTAGAACATCCTCAAATAGAAATAGTTTATCTTGGCGGTGATAGTAGTGCTGGAAAAGAATATGGCGATTTATATCCTCACTTACAACACCGAGTTAAGACGATAATTGAGCCTATTGAGTTAGACACCATTGCCTCTCGTTGTGAAGTGGTATTTTTAGGTTTACCCAATGGATTGGCTTGTGATTTTGCCCCAGAATTAATTGAAAAAGGATGTAAAGTATTAGATTTATCGGCTGATTATCGTTTCAAAAATCTAGATACCTATACAGCATGGTATAAAACTGAAAGAGAAGATCATCAAACTGCCGCTACTGCGGTTTATGGATTGCCTGAATTATATCGAGAACAAATTAAAAATAGTTCCTTAATTGGTTGTGCTGGATGTTATCCTACTGCTAGTTTACTTGCTCTTGCCCCCTTATTAAAACAAGGTTTGGTGTTGCCTGAAACAATTATCATTGATGCGAAATCTGGTACTTCGGGCGGTGGCAGACAAGGTAAAATTAATTTATTATTAGCAGAAGCAGATAGTTCTCTAGGAGCGTATGGAGTAGCAAAACATAGACATACTCCAGAAATTGAACAAATTTGCTCAGATTTAGCCCGAAGCGATGTAAAAGTTCAATTTACTCCTCATTTAATCCCTATGCCTAGAGGGATTTTATCTACGGTATATGGTACATTAAGAGATCCTGGATTAGTGACTGAAGATTTACTAACCATTTATAATGCTTTCTACCGTAATTCTGCTTTTGTCAAAGTATTGGGTAATGGTATTTATCCTCAGACAAAATGGGCTTGTGGCACTAATTTAGCTTATATTGGGATTGAAGTTGATCCTCGTACTGGTAGAGTTATTGTTATGTCAGCTATTGATAACTTAATTAAAGGACAAGCAGGACAAGCTGTTCAATGTTTAAACTTAATGATGGGATGGGCTGAAGATTTAGGTTTACCAAATTTAGCTTTTTATCCATAAATTATATTGCCCCCTTAATCATCGGAGTTGGACATGTAATTGTCGCTGAAGATGAGACTAGGGGAATAGAAAACTAGGATACTGGGAGAGAATTGACTTAAACATTATTGAAATTAATCTATGAAAAAATTAGTCTTTATTATTAGTTTTTTTCTCTTAATATATTTTTTCCCTCAACATATAAAAATAACTCTAGCTGATAATATTATTGCCCAAAATAATAACAGTGATCAATTATTAAAAAACGCTTTTAATAAAAAAATATCTAATTTTCAAGTACAGAGTCAAGGTGTTGTCATAAAAATACTTAAAGATGATTTAGAAGGTGGTAAACATCAACGATTTATACTGAAATTAAATACTGGTCAGACTTTACTAATAGCACATAATATTGATTTATCTCCTCGAATTAACAACTTAAAAGTTGGGGATGTTGTCAGTTTTTTCGGTGAATATGAGTGGAATGCTCAAGGGGGAGTAATTCATTGGACACACAAAGATCCTCAAGGAAAACATCCTCATGGGTGGCTCAAACATAAAGATAAAATATATCATTAGTAATTGCAAATATACTTTTTTACATATGCTTTTTTTGCCTAAAAGATCTTTAAATTTATATTTCCATTTGACTCTAGTGATATAATTGTAAAATAAAATAATATCATATTTTTTATTAATATCAAAGATGAAGAATAAATTATTTTTTCAGCTATTTATAATAAGCTTATTTTTTAGTACTAATTCCCTATATATACAACCTTCAAAAGCAGAAAATATTTTAGAAGAAATTAATCGAACAGGATTATTAAAAGTAGGAATAAGAAGTGATGCTATTCCTTTTGGTTATAGAAACAATAACTCAGAATTACAAGGAATTTGTTTTGATTTAGTATCTTTAATTCGAGAACAATTAACAAAAACTATTGATCGAAATATAATTACCGTTAAAGTCTTTATTTCTAATCTTAATAACCGTTTTGAAATAGTAGAAGATAGTATAGTTCATTTAGAATGTGGACCTAACACTATCAGGACAATTAATGATTATAAAATTTCTTTTTCTGAACCTTTTTTTATATCAGGTATTCAGTTTATTACCTCAAAAGATATTGCGTCAAAATTTATTAACTCCGATGGTAAAAATTTAATAATTGGTTTATTAAATAACACTAACACAGAAGTATTTATAAAAGAAAAATATCCTAAAGCAACATTTCAATTATTTGATGGAATAAGAGGTACGCAAAGAGCTTTACAAGCAGTAATACAGAAAAGAATAGATGGTTTTGCTGATGATGGTATTTTACTAATAGGACAATCAATGGCACAACAGATATTTATTGGCAAAAATAGTGATTATGTGTTGACACCACAACCACCATTAACTTGTGAAAAATATGGGTTAATTATTTCTAAAAATGATCCATTATGGGAAAATTTTATCAATTCATTATTAAAATCAGAAAAAAAATCTCAAATGATCAATCGTTGGTTTCATAACTTCAATAATGACTTATTTTTTAGCCAAAATAGTTGTAATTAAATCTTGATTTTTAAATCATCAAAAAGTTTTTTTAATTGTATAGAATACATAGAATTATTAGCAGAATATAAACTAATAGCTTGACGATAATTAGCCATAACTTGACGAGAATTTTCGATGTCACCATCACTAGATCTAATATTAAATAAAACCCATGCCAAATTATGATAAGCTGGTGCATAATCAGGATTTAATTTAATAGCTTTTTCTAAATATGATTCAGCATTAAGCCATTGTTTTTGATTAGCAAATAAAGTACCTAAACGAAAATAAACTAAATAATAGTCATTAAATTTTTGAGAATATTGTCGATAACTATTAAGAGCATTTTCTCTTTGATGTAAGTTTTCTTGAATAATGGCTTGATTTATTAAAATCCAATGGGGAAAATTACTAAAAGAAGTAGCCTTTTGACAATAATTAATCCCTTCATTTAGTTTGCCTTCTTTTCCACAATGCCACGCCTTTAATGCCCAACTATAACCACTGTCAGGGATTTGTTGACAGAAATCATTAATTTTTTTTTCTACATCTTGAGCATTTTTGGTAATAACTGCGTGTTTTAAGGCAAAAATAAGGACAGGATAAAGCCAAGTTTGCAATTCTTTACTATTACGGTTATTAGATTGTTTAGATTTAAAAATAGCTTGAGTCGCTGGAGAAATGGCTTGTTTCCATTGTTGTTGTTGCGTCAAAATCCATGCTTTTACTCCTAAAGAAAAAGTACAATTACCATCAAAGGATAAGGCTTGATTTATAAATGTTTCCGCTTCTCCCCATTTCCCTAACTTACCTAAACTCCATGCTAAATTACTTTTAATCCATCCTTGTTGTGGTGATAACTGAGAGGCTTTTTTTAAATCTGATACTGCTTTTTGCCAATTTTTTTGACGACAAGCCATTAATCCTAATACTCCATAACTTCTACCGTCAGAAGGATTTAATTTTATGACTTGATTTGCTGTAATTTCCGCTTGTTGAGGATTAATATGAAGTTGCACTAAGGCTAATTCTACCATTGCTTGATCATTATTTGGCTCATTTTGCAAACAATTTTCATAGGCTTTTATGGATTCTATTAAGTTATTTTGATTCAAAAAATCTTGAGCTTTCTTATGTAAAGGAGAGAGAAAATTTCCTTGTAAAGCCTTAATTAATTCTTGTGCAGTTTGAAATCTTTCTTCAACTTTTATACGCATTCCTGTTAAAATAATGTTCTCTATTAAAAAACTAATTTCTGGACGTAATTGACGAGGAGAAATTAAAGGATCTTTTCCGTTATTATGTAAAATAGAATCAACTCTTTCTGCCGCATCTTCAGGTAATTTACCTGTTAATAATTCATACATTGAGGCACATAAGGCATAAAAATCTGTAGCCGCAAATCTTTTACTTTTAGTGCTATATTGTTCGTAGGGTGCATATCCAAAAGTTAAAGTTGTACTCATGATACTTGTCATGCCATCGATAAATTCTTTCGTCGCTCCAAAATCAATTAAAATAGCTTTATCTTGAGAATTAATAATAATATTTTCTGGTTTTATATCACGATGTAAAAAATTATTTTGATGAATTATTGTTAGGGCTTCTGCTATTTGAATAAAATATTTTTTAATTCTACTTTCACTTAAAACGCCCTCATTTTTGAGAATACTTAATAAAGATTTACCTTCAATAAATTCCATGACGATATAAGCAGTATTATTTTCTTCAAAACAATCATAGATTTTAGGAATATTGGGATGATTGCACTTTTTTTGATTATCTGCTTCTAGTTTAAATTTATAAATTTGTAATTGTTTTTCTTTAGGAGGAATATTGAATGACCAAATTATATTATTATCAACTCTAGCAGATTTTTCAGGCCACAATTCTTTAATAGCTACGATGCTTTGATTAGCTAAATATATTCCTTTATAAGTAATACCAAAGCCTCCTTCTCCAATAGTTTCTAATATTTGATAACGCCCATTAAATAATAAGGTATTAGGTAGTAAATGATGAGGAGAATTGTTAGTTTTATTAACAGTTTTTCCTTGGTTTTTAAAATCATTATCAGAAACTAAAGAATAACCACAAATTTGACAATGACTTGCACTAATAGGATTATTTTCTAAACAAGCAGGACATTGAATAGTCATGTTAATAATATATTATTAAATTAATAAAAAAGAAAGTTTATAGTTATCGCTTTAGCTTTGTTTTTTCCATAAATTATGAAAACTTTGAAGAGTGTACTAAAAAGTTTTAAAATTTATAAGGATGAATAGAGCATTTTAAAGTGATGATTGTTGCATTATCAGATGCACCTTTATGTAAAACTTTTTCTATAACTTTATCAATGGAAAAATGAAGATTATTTCCTTCAGTAAATAACTCAATAAACTCTTCGTTACTAATTAAATCCCAAACTCCATCAGAGCATAAAATTAATAAATCATTATCTTCTAAAGTTAGGGAAATTTTATCAAAATTCTTACTTAAGTTTTGCACATAACCATCACTCAAAACGGATTTTGAGCCTAAAAATTTTATCAACACATTTCTGTCAGGATGATCTAAACTTTCTTCATAGGTAATTTGCCCACTAGTTAACATCATATTAACTAAAGAATGATCTTCACTGAGTTGTATTATGTCTTTATTTCTAATTAAATAAATTCGACTATCACCAACATGACTAATTATTAATTGATTGTTAACGGCTAAAATAACACTTAAAGTTGTGCCTCCATCTTCTACTTTTTTATTGATATTTTGATTAGCTTGATTGAAAATTTCTGTTAACCAATTGGTTTGATTCTCTTGATTATTTAAGTCAAAATTAAAGGGAGTTTCTAATAACGTTTGAATTGCTAATTTACTAGCTAATTCTCCTTGTGCCATTCCTCCCATACCATCGGCAATTCCCGCTAAAATAATATTATTTTGATTAATTTCTAGTTGTTTAATCCCATAACTATCTTCATTAACTAATCTTTTTAAAGATAAACCTAGTATAGATTTATTTGCTTTTTCCCATGAAATAGTAATTTTTTTTAAATCATTTTTTATCTCAATGAGTAACTTTAAAAGTTGATTTAAAGGGTATCTTTCTTCTGTTATAGAATATAAACAAACTTGCAAAATTTGATAAATTTTGGGAATTAAATTAATGGTTAAATTGTCAGGATTAGGTAATTTATTATCGTGAAACATTTGATACATTAATGCACCGATAACATAGCTACTCATAAATTGATTAATCTCTTTACTATAGGCTAATTCGGGGGCAGAATATTTACCTAAAAAACCTATCTTTAATTCAATATTTTTCGGATAAATATGAGTTAAATCATAAAACTTAATCGGTGTGCCAACAATAATAAATTCTACGAATAAATCTAAGCAATACCAACTGTTTTGAGATAGATAAAAAAAGCATTGACAAAGTTGTACGATGATATATAAATACTCTTCATCTGTATGAGGTTTTGTTAACCATTGAGCAAGGTTATTTTCTTCATCGGGATAAGGTGTTAAAACCAATAATTTTGCGGAGGATTCTTGATTATTAGCTTCTATTTCTGGATAGTATTCTTCTTCTAAATAATTATCTTTTTTGTCTTCAATATCTTTTATTAATATATTAGTTTCCTGTTGATTTTCTATATATAAATCTGTTATCTCTAAATTAGGACTATGAATAATAGGTTTATCTTTATCTATTTCTAATTCTGATAATTGTACTATTTCATCATCTTGATTAGCCATTTTATCATCTTCGTTAACTTTGTTATTATTAGAATTAGATAAATTCACAATTACATTGTCATGATTTATTGATGCCCATAATTCGCTAATCATCCCATAATTAGGTAATTGAGATCTTAATTCAATTTCTAAGGATAAATTACTATTAATATCACCTATTCTTAATAATCCTAATTGATTATCTAAACTCGATTCTTTTCCTTTAATAATCTTAACTTGAAAGTAATAAATATTTGGATTTAGTTTTCCTAAATAGTTAATAATTTCTAATTCAATATTTTCTAAAAAAATAATACTTTGTTCTTCTATTGTTAATAATTCCATTAATTTTTCTACAATTTTCTCTTTGATTCAACAAAAAAACGTCACCATTGCCTACGCTACAATTAATTTATGGTTGTAAAAGTAAAACGAATTTTTGCGATCGCAATTTCATCTCCATTGTCGAGAATTTCGGGAGTGGTAATACGAGCATTAAAACGATTTTGCCCTGCTTTTTTGATAAAAATACCATTAGTTGAGCCTAAATCTTTAATCTTCCATTGGTTATTCTCGAAGTAAATTTCACCATGTTGACGAGAAACTGTCTCATTACCCAAAAAATACTCTAAATCCACATCAACAGGACCAGTATCAGGATCAAATATACCAATTATGGCGTAATTCTCGATCAAAAACTCTGATATCGGTGCATTAGGAGTTTTCGCAATTAACTTGGCTGTAGCTGTAACATTATCTGTTGATGTAGTAAAAGTTTCAGGGGGGTTACTGGGAATAATCGATTCTGAAGTAGAAGGGCTAATTTTGACAGTAGGATTAGTTTCTAAAGGATCTAGGATATGAGGCTCTGAAGTTAAAGGAAATATTGAAGGGGATGTAGGTACAGTAGTATAAGTTAATTCTGCACCACAAGCATCACAAAATTCTAAACCGTCAGGATTTTGATCGTAGCCGCAAACGTTACAAGTAATAGTCATGATTGATAGTTAATAATAAAAAACAATAGATAATAAGCAATGGTAAAATACATTTTAATTGTGAATTATAAATAGTCAATTGATTAAGTACCTGTAATTTGTCTAATTTGTTCATCAGATAGAGTTTCACTCATTTGAGTAGTTGACATTTTTACTGTTTTACCTTTCGCTCCCATTTTGACAGTTTTACGAGTACCAGAAGAAATTTTACGGGTTTTACGTAACTCAATAATGCCTTCATTGAGAGATTCCAACATATCTTGATTCCCAATTTTAACGGTTAAGCGACGGGCAGTTTCCATTTTTTGTTCAGCTAACTCAGGATTTTGCTCTGCTATTTTTGTAGCATCATCAATCAATTTACTAATATTTCTTTGTTGAACATATCCCATTACTTCTTGATCTACTGCGGCAGTAGCACCTTGCCCGGCTAAAAATTGAACTACTATATTTTGAGGAGTTAATTCCCCTCGTCGATTTTGGGCAGGAACATCATAAGTTAAACCTAATTGTGCTAGTCTAACCCTAGAACTAGCTCTACTATCCACATCAAACTCAAGAATAAAAATAGTTTCATCCTTGCCCGTTGCCGAACCTATATGATAGGGTTGTTGATTTAAAGGAAATTCTGCTTGATCTGGATATACTTTAGTAATACGACTTACTTCTACTCCTTTCACAGTTTTAATACCCATGGCAAGATTATTAATAACTT encodes the following:
- a CDS encoding PP2C family serine/threonine-protein phosphatase — protein: MELLTIEEQSIIFLENIELEIINYLGKLNPNIYYFQVKIIKGKESSLDNQLGLLRIGDINSNLSLEIELRSQLPNYGMISELWASINHDNVIVNLSNSNNNKVNEDDKMANQDDEIVQLSELEIDKDKPIIHSPNLEITDLYIENQQETNILIKDIEDKKDNYLEEEYYPEIEANNQESSAKLLVLTPYPDEENNLAQWLTKPHTDEEYLYIIVQLCQCFFYLSQNSWYCLDLFVEFIIVGTPIKFYDLTHIYPKNIELKIGFLGKYSAPELAYSKEINQFMSSYVIGALMYQMFHDNKLPNPDNLTINLIPKIYQILQVCLYSITEERYPLNQLLKLLIEIKNDLKKITISWEKANKSILGLSLKRLVNEDSYGIKQLEINQNNIILAGIADGMGGMAQGELASKLAIQTLLETPFNFDLNNQENQTNWLTEIFNQANQNINKKVEDGGTTLSVILAVNNQLIISHVGDSRIYLIRNKDIIQLSEDHSLVNMMLTSGQITYEESLDHPDRNVLIKFLGSKSVLSDGYVQNLSKNFDKISLTLEDNDLLILCSDGVWDLISNEEFIELFTEGNNLHFSIDKVIEKVLHKGASDNATIITLKCSIHPYKF
- the argC gene encoding N-acetyl-gamma-glutamyl-phosphate reductase, producing MGESKKVSVGIVGASGYGGVQLVKILLEHPQIEIVYLGGDSSAGKEYGDLYPHLQHRVKTIIEPIELDTIASRCEVVFLGLPNGLACDFAPELIEKGCKVLDLSADYRFKNLDTYTAWYKTEREDHQTAATAVYGLPELYREQIKNSSLIGCAGCYPTASLLALAPLLKQGLVLPETIIIDAKSGTSGGGRQGKINLLLAEADSSLGAYGVAKHRHTPEIEQICSDLARSDVKVQFTPHLIPMPRGILSTVYGTLRDPGLVTEDLLTIYNAFYRNSAFVKVLGNGIYPQTKWACGTNLAYIGIEVDPRTGRVIVMSAIDNLIKGQAGQAVQCLNLMMGWAEDLGLPNLAFYP
- a CDS encoding FHA domain-containing protein translates to MTITCNVCGYDQNPDGLEFCDACGAELTYTTVPTSPSIFPLTSEPHILDPLETNPTVKISPSTSESIIPSNPPETFTTSTDNVTATAKLIAKTPNAPISEFLIENYAIIGIFDPDTGPVDVDLEYFLGNETVSRQHGEIYFENNQWKIKDLGSTNGIFIKKAGQNRFNARITTPEILDNGDEIAIAKIRFTFTTIN
- a CDS encoding serine/threonine-protein kinase, encoding MTIQCPACLENNPISASHCQICGYSLVSDNDFKNQGKTVNKTNNSPHHLLPNTLLFNGRYQILETIGEGGFGITYKGIYLANQSIVAIKELWPEKSARVDNNIIWSFNIPPKEKQLQIYKFKLEADNQKKCNHPNIPKIYDCFEENNTAYIVMEFIEGKSLLSILKNEGVLSESRIKKYFIQIAEALTIIHQNNFLHRDIKPENIIINSQDKAILIDFGATKEFIDGMTSIMSTTLTFGYAPYEQYSTKSKRFAATDFYALCASMYELLTGKLPEDAAERVDSILHNNGKDPLISPRQLRPEISFLIENIILTGMRIKVEERFQTAQELIKALQGNFLSPLHKKAQDFLNQNNLIESIKAYENCLQNEPNNDQAMVELALVQLHINPQQAEITANQVIKLNPSDGRSYGVLGLMACRQKNWQKAVSDLKKASQLSPQQGWIKSNLAWSLGKLGKWGEAETFINQALSFDGNCTFSLGVKAWILTQQQQWKQAISPATQAIFKSKQSNNRNSKELQTWLYPVLIFALKHAVITKNAQDVEKKINDFCQQIPDSGYSWALKAWHCGKEGKLNEGINYCQKATSFSNFPHWILINQAIIQENLHQRENALNSYRQYSQKFNDYYLVYFRLGTLFANQKQWLNAESYLEKAIKLNPDYAPAYHNLAWVLFNIRSSDGDIENSRQVMANYRQAISLYSANNSMYSIQLKKLFDDLKIKI
- a CDS encoding DUF3465 domain-containing protein, coding for MKKLVFIISFFLLIYFFPQHIKITLADNIIAQNNNSDQLLKNAFNKKISNFQVQSQGVVIKILKDDLEGGKHQRFILKLNTGQTLLIAHNIDLSPRINNLKVGDVVSFFGEYEWNAQGGVIHWTHKDPQGKHPHGWLKHKDKIYH
- a CDS encoding transporter substrate-binding domain-containing protein, which produces MKNKLFFQLFIISLFFSTNSLYIQPSKAENILEEINRTGLLKVGIRSDAIPFGYRNNNSELQGICFDLVSLIREQLTKTIDRNIITVKVFISNLNNRFEIVEDSIVHLECGPNTIRTINDYKISFSEPFFISGIQFITSKDIASKFINSDGKNLIIGLLNNTNTEVFIKEKYPKATFQLFDGIRGTQRALQAVIQKRIDGFADDGILLIGQSMAQQIFIGKNSDYVLTPQPPLTCEKYGLIISKNDPLWENFINSLLKSEKKSQMINRWFHNFNNDLFFSQNSCN